A section of the Deltaproteobacteria bacterium genome encodes:
- a CDS encoding DUF362 domain-containing protein, with translation MVASNVYFCNLRTSMKENLPAKLKRLMEAAGLNSIIAARNLVAIKVHFGEKGNAAFIRPILIRPIVDAVKDLGASPFLTDANTLYAGTRGNSVSHLITAMENGFAYSVVNAPLIIADGIRGASYATVKTGLEIIKTAYIGKEIAEAEVLISAAHFKGHELSGFGGTIKNVGMGCAARKGKLEQHSDLSPKVKKKKCIGCGECVSHCAQHAISLNEGKAGIDPEKCVGCGECILICPNGAIDVQWNADIPLFQKKMAEYTSAVLKGKREKSFFLNFLTHISPACDCYGHNDAPLVPDIGILASRDPVAIDQASVDLVNQQVASEGSCLTGCRESGEDKFKGIYPKIDWTVQLNHAESIGLGSREYKLVTI, from the coding sequence ATGGTTGCCAGTAATGTCTATTTTTGCAATCTCAGGACCTCTATGAAGGAAAATCTTCCGGCTAAATTGAAGCGGCTCATGGAAGCTGCGGGTCTGAACAGTATCATTGCGGCCAGGAACCTGGTCGCGATCAAGGTGCATTTCGGCGAGAAGGGGAATGCCGCTTTTATCCGGCCCATTCTGATTCGTCCGATCGTGGACGCGGTCAAGGATCTTGGGGCATCTCCTTTTTTGACCGATGCAAACACGCTGTATGCCGGTACACGGGGGAACAGCGTCTCTCATCTCATCACCGCCATGGAAAACGGATTTGCCTATTCAGTGGTCAACGCGCCCCTCATCATTGCGGACGGGATCCGGGGCGCCTCCTACGCAACGGTAAAAACAGGGCTGGAGATCATAAAGACCGCCTACATCGGAAAGGAGATCGCAGAAGCCGAGGTCTTGATCAGTGCGGCCCACTTCAAGGGGCACGAGCTGTCCGGTTTCGGGGGTACCATCAAAAATGTGGGGATGGGGTGTGCAGCCAGGAAAGGGAAGCTTGAGCAGCATTCGGATCTGTCGCCCAAGGTCAAAAAGAAGAAATGCATCGGCTGCGGGGAGTGTGTGAGCCACTGTGCGCAACATGCCATATCCCTGAATGAAGGAAAGGCGGGCATTGACCCTGAAAAGTGCGTGGGCTGCGGCGAGTGCATCCTGATCTGCCCGAACGGGGCCATCGATGTCCAGTGGAACGCCGATATCCCCCTGTTTCAGAAAAAGATGGCGGAGTACACATCGGCTGTGTTGAAGGGAAAGAGGGAGAAGTCCTTTTTTCTGAATTTCCTTACCCATATCTCTCCTGCCTGCGACTGTTACGGGCATAACGACGCCCCCCTGGTTCCCGATATCGGCATCCTGGCGTCCAGAGATCCTGTGGCCATTGATCAGGCCTCCGTGGATCTGGTGAATCAGCAGGTGGCGAGTGAAGGCTCGTGCCTCACGGGATGCAGGGAGTCGGGTGAAGATAAATTCAAGGGCATCTATCCCAAGATAGACTGGACCGTTCAGCTCAATCATGCCGAGTCGATAGGGCTTGGGAGCCGAGAATATAAGCTGGTGACGATTTGA